The Arachis hypogaea cultivar Tifrunner chromosome 19, arahy.Tifrunner.gnm2.J5K5, whole genome shotgun sequence genome has a window encoding:
- the LOC140182281 gene encoding uncharacterized protein: MATHVRGRTRTRESRNEQPADNHAEFMAAMANLVNTMKANASVTLQAVQRLGQPVGNGNGNGKGNANNNAEGNGDNTGVVPMNLATFRKVYPPTFRGSTNFTKVNHWFQAIERALQAQHVPLNQYVEFAAYQLAGEAQPWWQAECRLLQLQNADIPWEVFQTAFYKKYFPESAEEAKEMELMQLKQGSISVAEYTKFQELCRFSRVCQGDSKTFESWRCIKYQRGLMESIMAAVAPMEIRVFSDLVNKARVMKEYAKTVVVSKDTHGGSSSRGRGKYFHPRGLQKEQSESVSIGLGGCFKCGFPGHIARDYPRRRNQNAGQSQHQGRVFAVNAKDASKADPLMRGICLIGDKPLVALYDTRVSHSFISFVKVEELGLKVSKLPFDMYVHTPHQTIMTRSGCRQVGFKLEGREFVHDLICLPMVVLEIILRFDWLSKNRILLDCFEWTIQFMPEGENEAVLAMGYYLNSVMVHCSGKECQGYILLAANTLGDAQNLDQIPVVKDFAEVFPEDIPEFPPQREIEFTIELVPVVGPVSIVPYRMALIELAELKTQVFRPFFDKFVVVFINDILVYSKTVKEHEQHLRIVLQILKEQKLYAKLSKCEFWKEEVKFLGHVVSKGRIAVDPSKVEAVMEWERPTTVMEVRSFLGLAGYYRRFIEGFSWIALPMTKLTRKEVPFVWTSECEESF, encoded by the exons atggccactcacgTGCGAGGTCGGACACGTACACGGGAAAGTAGGAATGAGCAACCAGCTGATAACCATGCCGAGTTCATGGCAGCCATGGCTAACTTAGTGAACACCATGAAAGCGAATGCTTCTGTGACTCTGCAAGCTGTTCAGAGGTTAGGCCAACCGGTGGGGAATGGTAATGGAAATGGCAAAGGAAATGCCAATAATAATGCTGAGGGAAATGGCGATAACACGGGAGTAGTTCCGATGAACTTGGCAACGTTCCGTAAGGTTTATCCGCCAACTTTTCGAGGATCCACAAATTTTACTAAAGTGAACCACTGGTTCCAGGCTATAGAGCGTGCTTTACAAGCGCAGCATGTTCCTCTTAATCAATATGTAGAGTTTGCCGCTTATCAGCTAGCGGGAGAGGCCCAGCCCTGGTGGCAAGCTGAGTGTCGTTTGCTACAGCTTCAGAACGCCGACATTCCATGGGAGGTGTTCCAAACGGCTTTCTACAAGAAATACTTCCCTGAGTCTGCAGAGGAAGCGAAGGAGATGGAGctaatgcagctgaagcaaggttccatTTCTGTCGCTGAGTACACCAAGTTCCAAGAGCTTTGTAGGTTTTCTCGGGTGTGTCAGGGTGACTCGAAGACTTTCGAGAGCTGGAGGTGCATTAAGTACCAAAGGGGTTTAATGGAGAGCATTATGGCTgctgtggctcctatggagatcCGTGTCTTCTCTGACTTGGTGAATAAGGCTAGAGTGATGAAGGAGTATGCCAAGACCGTGGTGGTATCCAAGGACACTCATGGAGGGAGCTCTAGTCGAGGGCGTGGCAAGTACTTTCATCCAAGGGGGCTTCAGAAAGAACAATCAGAATCAGTTTCA ATTGGTTTAGGTGGTTGCTTCAAGTGTGGGTTTCCTGGCCACATTGCGAGGGATTACCCTCGTAGGAGGAATCAGAATGCAGGCCAGAGTCAGCATCAAGGTCGAGTCTTTGCTGTGAATGCCAAGGATGCTTCCAAGGCAGATCCATTGATGAGAGGTATATGTCTAATTGGTGATAAGCCCTTAGTTGCATTGTATGATACTAGAGTTTCACATTCGTTTATTTCGTTTGTTAAAGTTGAGGAATTAGGTTTAAAAGTGTCAAAGTTACCTTTTGATATGTATGTGCATACTCCGCATCAAACAATTATGACTAGGTCAGGTTGTAGacaagtaggtttcaagcttgagggTAGAGAATTTGTACACGATTTGATCTGTTTACCAATGGTGGTGCTGGAGATAATTTTGAggtttgattggttgtcgaagaaccggattttgttggattgctttgaatGGACAATTCAGTTTATGCCAGAAGGAGAGAATGAGGCAGTCCTAGCTATGGGGTATTACCTGAACTCTGTAATGGTGCATTGTAGTGGGAAGGAGTGTCAGGGTTATATTCTATTGGCTGCAAATACGTTGGGTGATGCGCAGAACTTGGATCAGATACCAGTGGTTAAAGATTTTGCAGAAGTGTTCCCGGAAGATATCCCTGAGTTTCCACCTCAGAGGGAAATTGAATTTACAATTGAATTGGTGCCGGTAGTCGGACCAGTGTCGATTGTGCCTTATAGAATGGCTCTGATAGAGCTGGCAGAGttaaagactca agtcttTCGTCCCTTTTTCGACAAATTCGTGGTGGTTTTCATAAATGACATCTTAGTTTATTCTAAGACGGTGAAAGAGCATGAGCAACACttgaggattgtgttgcaaatcCTAAAGGAGCAAAAGTTGTATGCTAAGTTGTCGAAGTGCGAGTTCTGGAAGGAAGAAGTAAAGTTCTTAGGTCATGTGGTGAGCAAAGGACGAATAGCCGTAGACCCTTCAAAGGTAGaagcggtgatggaatgggaaagaccgaCGACTGTGATGGAAGTCAGGAGCTTTTTGGGTTTAGCCGGATATTACCGGAGATTTATCGAAGGATTTTCCTGGATTGCGCTACCAATGACAAAGTTGACAAGGAAAGAAGTGCCATTTGTGTGGACGTCGGAGTGCGAAGAGAGTTTTT